From Haloglomus litoreum, the proteins below share one genomic window:
- a CDS encoding polysaccharide biosynthesis C-terminal domain-containing protein: protein MAKDSTVLKPILVTASIAIGLASSFFVRYVGINLLTPDNYGQIAVSLSIFSVGSMLSMIGLQKAITSIVAQSEMGISEVLRDSLYISVVSSAVFLTISVPAIYFEFQNRETLTVIILFCFSIPFANIIRIITSILQGQNKTITASFIENILFLSGGYLVLVILFVFRLSVTDAALAWMIYVSIASVLICTFYSNQKLEVREYLPSLDNSKRILALSVPLMISDAAWELMINSDNIILGILLGSRLTGIYDGMFTITRVLLVFITAAGFVFLPRYASVYSDGNDPSPLYVKYSRGLFIVSLPIFIILVTNSIEIIDLLYPQAYNYGNESLIILSVGIFSHTVFGLNGYALIAEQKTRVIALGNIFGAFLNITLNLLFIPTLGIIGAAFASTAGYLATNIIFSAYIFKRVDITVYLRSLFVPAVLGCIAITTTKIIKITANIDGYFSLFNNILIFAIIYSLLILRFGISESELAKLSYYVKNRF, encoded by the coding sequence ATGGCTAAGGACTCAACTGTTTTGAAACCAATCCTGGTAACAGCATCGATAGCTATTGGATTAGCTTCGAGCTTTTTTGTTAGATATGTAGGGATCAATCTTTTAACGCCAGATAATTATGGCCAGATAGCAGTTTCTCTTTCTATTTTCAGCGTTGGGTCGATGCTATCCATGATTGGACTCCAAAAGGCCATAACATCAATTGTTGCCCAAAGTGAGATGGGAATTAGCGAGGTTCTTCGAGACTCACTATATATTTCTGTTGTCTCGTCGGCAGTCTTCCTTACTATTTCAGTTCCAGCAATTTATTTTGAGTTCCAGAATCGAGAAACTCTAACAGTGATAATCTTATTTTGTTTCTCTATACCATTTGCAAATATAATCCGAATTATCACATCAATACTTCAAGGTCAAAATAAAACCATAACAGCATCTTTCATCGAAAATATATTATTTCTCAGTGGCGGATATTTGGTTCTAGTTATATTGTTCGTATTTAGGCTTTCAGTCACTGACGCGGCGCTCGCCTGGATGATATATGTTTCTATTGCCAGTGTATTGATTTGTACATTTTATAGTAATCAGAAGCTGGAGGTTAGAGAATACTTACCCAGTTTGGATAATTCGAAAAGGATATTAGCTCTTTCGGTTCCATTAATGATCTCAGACGCTGCGTGGGAACTCATGATAAATAGTGATAACATCATACTGGGCATCTTGCTAGGATCTCGTCTCACCGGTATATATGACGGTATGTTCACGATTACGAGGGTATTGCTTGTATTTATTACCGCAGCAGGGTTCGTTTTTTTACCACGGTATGCAAGTGTATACTCAGATGGAAATGATCCGTCTCCACTCTATGTAAAGTATAGTAGAGGATTATTTATTGTATCTTTGCCAATATTTATAATATTAGTCACAAATTCGATTGAGATAATAGATCTCCTATATCCACAGGCATATAATTATGGAAACGAATCGCTCATCATATTATCCGTCGGAATATTTTCCCACACAGTTTTTGGCCTTAATGGATATGCGCTTATAGCGGAACAGAAGACGAGAGTTATAGCATTAGGAAATATTTTTGGTGCCTTTTTGAATATTACCCTGAATTTACTATTTATCCCTACGTTAGGGATTATCGGTGCAGCATTCGCATCGACAGCAGGATACCTTGCGACCAATATTATATTCTCAGCTTATATATTTAAAAGAGTAGACATAACAGTCTACCTTCGTTCTTTATTTGTTCCAGCAGTTCTTGGATGCATCGCCATCACTACTACTAAAATTATTAAGATTACAGCGAATATTGATGGGTACTTTTCACTCTTCAATAATATTTTAATTTTTGCTATAATATATTCTTTGCTTATTCTAAGATTTGGAATCTCTGAGAGCGAATTGGCCAAATTGTCATATTACGTAAAAAATAGGTTCTAA